The Opitutales bacterium ASA1 genome window below encodes:
- a CDS encoding terminase family protein, with product MSKKLKLTPLDLLLPYQRAWVQDTARFKIWLKSRQIGGSLAASFEVVADALETGGDWVILSAGERQALEFMDKVNRAASIFCDAVSFSLGKEYRPEIQKSQLRFPNGARVLALPANPSTARGYSANLVLDEFAFHENPEEIWRAVYPIISNPLRGALKLRVISTPAGRNNKYFELWDGAPAFSRHKTSVYDAVAQGLALNIDELRANLADPDGWAQEFECQFMEHSSQVFPAELIQSCEDPALDIHARAFTASGDLDPTAFGGPLFLGIDLGRKRDLTVAWTLQREPSGLLVTREILVLDRVPFPEQEALLAPRVQRAAFIAIDATGIGGPVSEHLAASLEESKLEAVTFTGDSKRELFERTKKTMQARAVRIPADARLRDDLASVQRLVTPGGTIRYAAARTADGHADRATALALALHAAHRRPGGWGTLSPTALHLGSNPRRWTPATTSYRAAWAHR from the coding sequence ATGAGCAAGAAACTCAAGCTCACGCCGCTCGACCTGCTCTTGCCCTACCAACGCGCGTGGGTGCAGGACACCGCGCGCTTCAAAATCTGGCTCAAGTCCCGCCAGATCGGCGGCTCGCTCGCCGCGTCCTTCGAGGTCGTAGCCGACGCCCTCGAAACCGGCGGCGATTGGGTGATCCTGAGCGCGGGCGAGCGGCAGGCCTTGGAGTTCATGGACAAGGTCAACCGCGCCGCGTCCATCTTCTGCGACGCCGTCAGTTTTTCGCTCGGCAAGGAATACCGCCCCGAAATCCAGAAGTCCCAACTGCGTTTCCCCAACGGCGCGCGCGTCCTCGCACTACCCGCCAATCCCTCCACGGCTCGCGGCTACTCCGCCAATCTCGTCCTCGACGAATTCGCGTTCCACGAAAACCCCGAGGAAATCTGGCGCGCGGTTTACCCGATCATCTCCAACCCGCTGCGCGGCGCGCTGAAGCTGCGCGTCATCTCCACCCCCGCCGGGCGGAACAACAAATACTTTGAGCTATGGGACGGCGCGCCCGCCTTTTCGCGTCACAAGACCAGCGTTTACGACGCCGTCGCCCAAGGCCTCGCGCTCAACATCGACGAACTCCGCGCCAACCTCGCCGACCCCGACGGCTGGGCGCAGGAGTTTGAGTGTCAGTTCATGGAGCACTCCTCGCAGGTGTTCCCCGCCGAGCTGATCCAGTCTTGCGAAGACCCCGCGCTCGACATCCACGCCCGCGCCTTCACCGCGTCCGGCGACCTCGATCCGACCGCCTTCGGCGGCCCGCTATTTCTCGGCATCGACCTTGGCCGCAAGCGCGACCTCACCGTCGCTTGGACGCTCCAACGCGAACCCTCCGGCCTCCTCGTCACGCGCGAGATCCTCGTCCTCGACCGCGTGCCGTTCCCCGAGCAGGAGGCGCTTCTCGCGCCGCGCGTGCAACGCGCCGCCTTCATCGCCATCGACGCGACCGGCATCGGCGGCCCCGTCAGCGAGCACCTCGCCGCTTCGCTGGAGGAGTCGAAGCTCGAAGCCGTCACCTTCACCGGCGACAGCAAGCGGGAGCTGTTCGAGCGCACCAAGAAGACCATGCAGGCCCGCGCCGTGCGGATCCCGGCCGACGCGCGTTTGCGCGACGACCTCGCCAGCGTGCAACGCCTCGTCACCCCCGGCGGCACCATCCGCTACGCCGCCGCCCGCACCGCCGACGGCCACGCCGACCGCGCCACCGCGCTCGCCCTCGCGCTCCACGCCGCGCACCGCCGCCCCGGCGGGTGGGGGACTCTTTCACCGACCGCCCTGCACCTCGGCAGCAACCCGCGCCGGTGGACACCGGCCACCACGTCATACCGCGCCGCCTGGGCGCACCGCTGA
- a CDS encoding CusA/CzcA family heavy metal efflux RND transporter, with protein sequence MLEWLIDFSLRKRGLIVCSALILLGVGLWSATRLGVDAVPDITNPQIQINTEVAALAPEEIETLVTVPVEMEMAGLPDMTELRSLSKFGLSQITMTFKDDVDIYRLRQLVTERLNRARDRLPPDVTPALAPISTGLGEIVYYTLRYKPGAPGAPTDRAEQLRQLRLLHDYTLKPLLRSTPGLAEVNAIGGYEKQIVIAPDPAKLAQAGVSFEQLVEVVRNSTDNAGGGVLEMGGEAVVVRADTRAKTAEDLGGLPVKFAGASRPLLIRDLAEVTIGSAVRTGASTEDGEETVTGAAIMLAGENARLVAQAVVEKLKHIQEKLPQGIEIRVVYDRSDLVNATIHTVEKNLFEGAVLVAVILFGFLGNWRAALIVSLAIPLSFLFMLTGMVEAKITANLMSLGAIDFGLIVDGAIVMVENILRHIAEKQHALGRKLTPAERLTEVRLSAREVARPMFFGVLIITLVYVPILALTGIEGKMFRPMAVAVMFALVGALVLALTLMPALCSWFLRGNISEKDNWIVRGAKALYTPLLAWALRMRWVVVAAALALFAVSGWIFTKLGAEFIPQLDEGSMSIQMIRGNSVALGDSVELQRASEKLLMEKFPEVSHIFSRIGTAEIATDPMGPNVSDTYLFFTPLDKWREVDGRKITKPELIELMRQELVASAPGQTYLFTQPIQMRFNEIMAGARADLSLKIYGDDYAELERLATEARDLLRGVPGGGDVEFEALGRVPMLEITPKREALQRLNLHADEINAVVGTALGGEEAGALIDGSKRYDVVVRLPESERLNLAGLRQLPVIGGEGAHVPLERVADIAVADRVGTINREDTQRRVAILINVRGRDTESFVLEAQAALNERVKFPPGYYFEFGGQFENLQAARARLMIVVPAALLLIFGLIYASFGSARQATLIFLCVPLAATGGVVALWLRGMPFTISAAVGFIALSGIAVLNGIMLISFINQLRAGGSDVRQAVIDGTLTRLRPKLMTALVASLGFVPMAISTGAGAEVQRPLATVVIGGVITSTFLTLILLPVLYDWMERRRENPSR encoded by the coding sequence ATGCTTGAATGGCTCATTGATTTTTCTCTCCGCAAACGCGGGCTGATCGTTTGCAGCGCGCTCATCCTTCTGGGCGTGGGCCTGTGGTCGGCCACGCGCCTCGGCGTCGATGCCGTGCCGGACATCACCAACCCGCAGATCCAGATCAACACCGAGGTGGCCGCGCTCGCCCCCGAGGAGATCGAGACCTTGGTGACGGTGCCCGTCGAAATGGAGATGGCCGGCCTCCCCGACATGACCGAACTCCGGTCCCTGTCGAAGTTCGGCCTCTCGCAGATCACGATGACGTTCAAGGACGACGTGGACATCTACCGTCTCCGCCAACTCGTCACCGAGCGATTGAACCGCGCCCGTGATAGGCTACCGCCCGACGTGACGCCCGCGCTGGCCCCCATCAGCACCGGCCTCGGCGAAATCGTTTACTACACGCTGCGCTACAAGCCCGGCGCACCAGGCGCGCCCACCGACCGCGCGGAGCAACTCCGCCAGCTTCGCCTGCTTCACGACTACACGCTCAAGCCGCTCCTGCGTTCCACACCGGGATTGGCCGAGGTGAACGCCATCGGCGGTTACGAGAAGCAAATCGTCATCGCGCCCGATCCGGCCAAGCTGGCGCAGGCCGGCGTGAGCTTTGAACAACTCGTAGAGGTCGTGCGCAACAGCACGGACAACGCCGGCGGCGGCGTCCTCGAAATGGGCGGAGAAGCCGTCGTGGTGCGCGCCGATACGCGCGCGAAAACAGCGGAAGACCTGGGCGGTTTACCCGTCAAGTTTGCCGGCGCGTCCCGGCCGCTCCTCATCCGGGATCTGGCGGAGGTAACCATCGGCTCGGCGGTGCGCACCGGCGCTTCGACCGAAGACGGCGAGGAGACCGTCACCGGAGCGGCGATCATGCTGGCGGGCGAAAACGCCCGACTGGTCGCGCAAGCGGTCGTCGAAAAGCTCAAGCACATCCAGGAAAAGCTCCCCCAAGGCATTGAGATTCGGGTCGTCTATGACCGCTCCGATCTGGTCAACGCCACCATCCACACCGTGGAAAAAAACCTTTTCGAGGGTGCGGTGCTGGTGGCCGTCATCCTCTTCGGCTTCCTCGGCAACTGGCGCGCGGCCTTGATCGTCTCGCTGGCGATTCCGCTGTCGTTTCTCTTCATGCTCACCGGCATGGTGGAGGCGAAAATCACCGCCAATTTGATGAGCCTCGGAGCCATCGACTTCGGCCTCATCGTGGACGGAGCGATTGTGATGGTGGAAAACATCCTCCGCCACATCGCGGAGAAACAGCACGCGCTGGGGCGGAAGCTCACGCCCGCCGAGCGGTTGACCGAGGTGCGTCTCTCCGCACGCGAAGTGGCCCGGCCCATGTTCTTCGGCGTGCTCATCATCACGCTTGTTTACGTGCCGATTCTCGCGCTCACCGGCATCGAAGGGAAAATGTTCCGGCCCATGGCCGTCGCGGTGATGTTCGCTCTCGTCGGTGCGCTCGTGCTCGCACTCACGCTCATGCCCGCCCTCTGCTCGTGGTTTCTGCGCGGCAACATCAGCGAAAAAGACAACTGGATCGTGCGCGGCGCCAAGGCGCTCTACACTCCCTTGCTCGCGTGGGCGCTGCGTATGCGGTGGGTGGTCGTGGCCGCCGCCCTCGCGCTCTTTGCCGTCTCGGGCTGGATCTTCACCAAACTCGGTGCCGAATTCATCCCGCAGCTCGACGAAGGCTCGATGTCCATCCAGATGATCCGCGGCAACAGCGTCGCCCTCGGCGATTCGGTCGAGCTACAGCGAGCGTCCGAAAAGCTCCTCATGGAGAAGTTTCCCGAGGTCAGCCATATCTTCTCCCGCATCGGCACGGCGGAAATCGCGACCGACCCGATGGGGCCAAACGTCTCCGACACCTACCTCTTCTTCACGCCGTTGGATAAATGGCGCGAGGTGGACGGCCGCAAAATCACCAAGCCCGAGCTGATCGAGCTCATGCGCCAGGAACTCGTGGCCTCCGCACCGGGCCAGACGTATCTCTTCACCCAGCCGATCCAGATGCGGTTCAACGAAATCATGGCCGGCGCGCGCGCCGACCTGTCGTTGAAAATCTACGGCGACGACTACGCCGAGCTGGAGCGCCTCGCGACCGAAGCCCGCGACTTGCTGCGCGGCGTGCCGGGCGGAGGCGACGTTGAGTTCGAGGCGCTCGGCCGCGTGCCGATGCTCGAAATCACCCCGAAGCGCGAAGCCTTGCAACGGCTCAACCTGCACGCCGACGAAATTAACGCCGTGGTCGGCACCGCCCTCGGCGGCGAAGAGGCCGGCGCGTTGATCGACGGCAGCAAACGCTACGATGTCGTGGTGCGTCTGCCGGAATCGGAGCGACTCAACCTCGCGGGTTTGCGACAACTTCCGGTCATCGGCGGCGAAGGCGCGCACGTGCCGCTTGAGCGCGTTGCCGACATCGCCGTTGCCGACCGCGTCGGCACGATCAACCGCGAGGACACGCAACGCCGCGTCGCCATCCTCATCAACGTGCGCGGACGCGACACCGAAAGCTTCGTGCTCGAAGCGCAGGCCGCGCTCAACGAACGGGTGAAGTTTCCGCCGGGCTACTACTTCGAGTTCGGCGGCCAATTCGAGAACCTTCAGGCCGCGCGTGCCCGCCTCATGATCGTCGTCCCCGCCGCGCTGCTGCTGATCTTCGGCCTCATCTACGCGAGCTTCGGCAGCGCCCGCCAGGCGACGCTGATCTTCCTCTGCGTGCCGCTGGCCGCCACCGGCGGTGTCGTCGCGCTTTGGTTGCGGGGCATGCCCTTCACCATTTCCGCAGCAGTAGGTTTCATCGCGCTGTCCGGCATCGCCGTGCTCAACGGCATCATGCTGATCAGCTTTATCAACCAGCTCCGCGCTGGCGGCAGCGATGTGCGCCAGGCGGTGATCGACGGCACCCTGACACGACTGCGCCCGAAACTGATGACCGCTCTCGTGGCGTCTCTCGGCTTTGTGCCGATGGCGATTTCCACCGGTGCCGGGGCCGAGGTGCAACGCCCGCTGGCGACCGTCGTCATCGGCGGCGTCATCACCTCGACCTTTCTCACGCTCATCCTCCTTCCCGTGCTCTATGACTGGATGGAGCGTCGGCGCGAAAATCCCTCTCGTTAG